The following are from one region of the Anaerolineae bacterium genome:
- a CDS encoding response regulator transcription factor: MTGQASIFIIAPPGPWRESLLVLLQASSNVEVAGQADDGPAARLWLAAHVPAAVLLDADLPGDEAWEALQCLKRQQPSIYCLVLAHDFNQERQAQAGGADQVLMAGFSAEALFAALEKVKKTICVPS, encoded by the coding sequence ATGACAGGTCAGGCTTCAATATTCATTATTGCTCCGCCGGGCCCCTGGCGCGAAAGCCTGCTGGTGCTGTTACAAGCCAGCAGCAACGTGGAGGTGGCCGGCCAGGCCGACGACGGCCCCGCCGCCCGGTTATGGCTCGCCGCCCACGTTCCGGCTGCCGTGCTATTGGATGCCGACCTGCCCGGCGACGAAGCCTGGGAGGCGCTGCAATGCCTCAAACGCCAACAACCTTCCATTTATTGCCTGGTGCTGGCCCATGATTTTAACCAGGAACGCCAGGCGCAAGCGGGCGGCGCTGACCAGGTGCTTATGGCCGGCTTCTCGGCCGAGGCTCTGTTTGCGGCGTTAGAAAAGGTTAAAAAAACAATATGTGTACCCTCATGA